The DNA segment AGAAAGTCGACGATCCAGAAGGAGTGGATGACGTCGCGCGACTCGATGAGGATCTCGACCTTCTTGCCCACGGGAAGGTAGAGGGTCGGAAGCGTGCTGGCGTCGATCGTGTTGTTGGGGCCGGTCTCCTGAGCCTGGATGCCCTGGTAGTAGACGCCGTCGGTGACGTAGTTGAAGTCCCAGGCCCAGCGCTTGCCGTAGACCTCGATGGTGACGTCGGGGTCGGCGAGGGGCGCCTCGATCTCCTGCTGGTCGCGCGCGGTGAACGCGAAGAAGCCGAGCACGAGGATCAGCGGCACGACCGTGTAGAACACCTCGATGGGCATGTTGTAGCGCAGCTGCACCGGCAGACCGGTCTGGCCCTTGCGGCGGCGGTAGACGATCGCGGCCCAGATGATGAGGCCCCACGTGATCACGCCGACGACCAGCAGAACGATCCAGGAGGTGACCCAG comes from the Microcella frigidaquae genome and includes:
- the ctaC gene encoding aa3-type cytochrome oxidase subunit II codes for the protein MRSNRRLRLTAIPLALITTVALAGCTTQMQLGWLPTEPGTTNQVDRVIGLWVTSWIVLLVVGVITWGLIIWAAIVYRRRKGQTGLPVQLRYNMPIEVFYTVVPLILVLGFFAFTARDQQEIEAPLADPDVTIEVYGKRWAWDFNYVTDGVYYQGIQAQETGPNNTIDASTLPTLYLPVGKKVEILIESRDVIHSFWIVDFLYKKDMIPAKTNYWYFIPEKEGTYAGKCAELCGEYHSLMLFNVEVVSQAEYDAYIESLRAEGNVGRLGPEFNTNTNLPGTTGASEEE